A region of the Corvus moneduloides isolate bCorMon1 chromosome 26, bCorMon1.pri, whole genome shotgun sequence genome:
CGTGCAGTGTTAGACCACCAGCATTTCCTGCACCTTTCCCAACTCCAGGGCTGAGGAATTCCACACCGAGCTCTGCGGAATCAGAGCCTCTTCAGCTCACCATTAAGCAGCATTTTCCCCCGATCGCCATCCCACCCCTTTCCACCGAGGAGGAACAGCCACATCTTTACCATTCCAGGCTCTTTTTTGTCCCCCACACGGGCCGGGCAGTCTGGAGAAGGAGCGGGCAGGGATTTCCATCCTCCACAGCCTCTCGGAGCGATGGGAAGtaaatcctgctgctgcccttcctccctacccccctcctcctcctcccccggGAAGACAGCTGGGACAACAATGCGGCTGGAATCGCCCTGGCTCCACACTCCGCTTTGTGCCATGTCCTTTGAATAGATCTCATTGTTTACCCTCCTCTCCTTCCGTCCTCTCCATCCCCCACCTCCCTgtaagcaaaattttttttccccccggctactgcccaaaaaaaaaaaaaaaaaaaaagcggcGCTGGGACCCCCCCGAACCAAAGGTTGTGGTGTTTTCCAGGCGCAATTCCCCACATCTCCTGCTCCATCATCAACTTCGCTGCCAGCGCTCACAGCCGCAGCAACACgttggcagcagctctgtccccccccggcccccccaaacccacccggGGGAACCCCCAAAATGGGGCGGGGGTTTCACACCGGCACCCCCCAGACTCGGACCCCCCCACCGCACCCACAGatcctccccagccccattcATAGAAGGgccccccctcagccccccacGGGAGTTTAAATCAGACGGGGgaaccccctccccaaaacggatatgggggggggggaagaaggTTCACACCAACACCCCCCAAGCCCGGGGgtcacagccctgagccccccgCGTTCCCACAGTCACCCCCGAGCCCCAGCCCCATTcacagaccccccccccccgggagTTTACATCCATCGAGAGAACATCCCCCCCCGAAAATGGAGGACTGGAGGGGAGAAGCTTCACCCCAGCCGCCCCCCAAACCCGGGGGTCACAGCCCTGAGCCCACCCGGCCATCCACGGCCGCGACCCCCCTCCCAGTCCCATTCAAACAGCCCCTCCCGTCGCCTCTGCCCCAGGGCCGCGCTGtccggggcgggggcggggagggCCCTCAGGGCCATCAGGGGGggatcacacacacacaacccccCGCAGCCCGGCTCCCCCAGCGCCTCCTCagccgggccaggccgggcctCCCCCTCCGCGGGGCCAGCCGGGGCCTCACCTCAAAGCGGCTCTTAGTGACCCCGTTCATCTCCCTGCGCatggcggggccggcgcgggggcggcggggggcgcggggcccgGAGGGTGCGGGGGTGCCGGAGCGCGGCCtccgcccggcgccgccgccgcgtcCGCTCCGGCCTCAACTTCgacccaaaacaaaaacactccGCACCTGCCAGCAACGCGCGCGCTCATTGGACGGCGCGGCCGCCGCGCGCCGCGAGAGGGGGGGGGGCACCggaggggggggaggaggggggaagggagaggtgaggggggaggggggggatgGGAGCGGGTCcggggagaggggagaggagggagaggggagaggggcgCACAGCGAGGGGGGAATGAGGGGTTTGGGTGGTCGCGGAGGGGGGAACCGGGAGTGCCCCGCGGAGGGCGatgggggagaaaaggggggtGCGGAGAGGAGGGGGACGGGAGcggggagagaggagggagggggatgGGGGACGGCGGAGGGGTGAGGGGAGCGGGACTGCCCGGGGGACCGAGGGGAAGCGGCGCGGGGTTGGGGGTGTGCAGGACCGGGGCTGTCCCGGGGAGGGCgaagggatggggagggagagggacggggcggggggggacACACGACCGAGGCTCCCCCGCCCCCCCACCTACCCCGCAGGCCGCCGCCCCCATCGCGCCGCCGCGGGGGTCTTCCCGCCCCCTCCCCCGGTGCGGAGCGAGGGGCGCTGCCCCCCTTGCCGGGGGTACGGGacgcccccgccccgcgggtGCGGGGGCCGCAGGATCCTCCCCCCGGTGtccggggggctgcggggatcgggggtcccgggaggggaggggggggggcgTCCCCCGCCCCTCCGCTCTCTTCCGGGAGCAACGAGTTCAGCCAATCAGCGCCCCGCCTCCGGGTGACGTCATGGTGCTGTCATTCTAGCGGGAAAATCAAGCGTGGCGGGGATGCCCTTCTCGCCCTCCCCCCATCACGGAGGCGAGAGCTTTGTACCAAAGGGGTTTATTTGCATGTAAATAAACATGTTCTCTGCAATATTTCCAAAAAAGTTGAAATTCCACTTTCCGCCCAAAAAAAACTGCCGCGGGAGCCGGGATATTTACAATTCCAGCGATTTTCCAGCCAGGGATTTATGTACATCATGATAATCGAGGAAAAGAACCAGTTTCTTTTAATCTCCGTGTTCACTTCACCACCTGAGATTAAAAGGTTTGgcttatatttaattttcacttttatctTTCTGAATACTGAAAGATGTAAAATAATTGAGAATaagcaaaaatattccaaaaataaaccatttcTCAGAGCCCGAGCACTGACACCCCAAAGCCTCTGCGTGGTCACACacctcagctctcccaggacTGACGTCATTGGAAGGGGACAGGGCACCAAAATGGGGTGAAGAGCTTTAAATCTGGGACTCGTGCCTCCCGCAGTGGCCAGAGGAGACGTTgttccctctgttcccgccTTCCACAGGGGGAATTTTGGATACTGAGCTTTGGTCTGGGTGAGGGGAGAGGAAACATGTGCAGCTCGttcctttaaaacacatttttgtgtcAATTTCGCTGCTGAACGGGACTTCCTGCCAATTCTTTGTGTGCTTCgacagcaggaaaacacagctctggcTAAGGACAAGTCCAGGGGAGCCAACCTGTGGGATTCCCAGCCTGGATTCCACTTGAAAGTGCTTCTTCTGGAAGGCTGGTTGTGCCCTCGCACAACTCGGAACGGATCGAAGGGCTTGTGTCAAAAGAATGGGTTAAATAAAAACAGGAGAGGGGGGCAGGCAGTGCTCCGGAGGCTGAGCCGGCACCGTTCCCAAcgcagcccctggagcaggggctcCAGCTAAATTCCTCTGGGATTGTATCCCTGACATCCTCTTCGTCACTCGATTCCGACGCTGCGTGAAGCAACAGCGTTTGCTCCAGGTTTGGATTTAATTCCCGCTTTCCTATCGTTTCAGCCCCTGAGGACGGGAGCTCTGGTGAGGGGGAGGTTGTGGTGTGCAGGACACCCAGGAGCAAGGGATAAATATTGGAAAATATGAGAAGGGAAAGTtctccagagctgggggaagctTGGGAGAAATTCAGGCTCCCACGCTCTGCAGGAGCCCCGGAATTAAACTggaggcagaaggaagaggTGAAAAATCCCTACAATTAATGGGATAGTTGCCAACCTACTGAAAAGGCACCGGCCTTTCCAAAAAGCTGGGAACCAAACAGCTTTCCTGGGGTATCCCAGGAtgggaaattttaaaagtttaaaagaaactCAAATCCTTGACATCTTTTCACGCTGCATCCCCAAAGGTGAAGCGTAACCCCCACTCCCACGGGGAAATCCTGGCCTCCAGAACTGACAGCAAAATCCTGTGGGAGCAGGATCCTGCTCAGTACATAATTCCAAAGGAGATGTGTTTGCAGAACTCCTGATTTCCCACATTCCTCTTCAGTGAATCAGatgaaactgcttttaaaaataaaacactctCCTGagtctcttttcctttcagggACCACAAGATCAGCCTGGAGAGGATGCCTGAGTCATGCTCCTAATTCCAGCCAAAAGGGGAAAATCCATCTTTTAAGGAAATCAATGCTTCTCCTGCAACTCTGATCCCAGCTGAGCCACTCCGGGACTGTTTTCCAGGCAGTGCCAGTGCCAAGCAGGACACGGCTCCGTCGGCCAGACAatccttcccagggcagtgcctgtgtgtgtgaCCACAAttcccagctgagcagcacGAGGGGATTCCAGGGAAACTCGCTGGTGCAGACAGGAGTCCCTTTTCCACGGTGATTTGCTGGAATTTCACCACGCTGGAATGTCACCAAAGCTGCAGAGCCGCCCAAATTCCCATCGGGGGAAAACAAGGAGCACGAGGCATTCCCACATGGAGGTGAATAAATAGCTAAAACAAAAGGGAAGGCAAACCCAAGGCAGCAGCAATCCCTCAGAGCTGTGACCTGGGATAAAACCTTGATTTCCATGAGGCACCGGAGGCACCGCGCTGAGCCGGGCATTGAACGAAGGAATGCCGTGGGaacaagagaaattaaaaacctcgtggttttccttcttccaaagaATTAAAACCCAACCCTAAAACATTTCCTAAAgtaattacttttaaaacttCCTACATCCAAAAGGAGCTTATCCTGAATGGGAAGAGGGCAGAGGGACTGGGATCTCCCAGACCAGCCTATGTCTGTTTGCCCCAtttgggagctgctcccacatTCCCACGCTCGGCTTCACCCCCGTTAATTCCAACAGGGATGATAATACTTGTAAATTCAGGAAGAATGGAAGTGCCCACAGGATGAAGGCCACAGGCAGGGACCTGGCTGCTGGCACTCACACCTTCTGCACAGACCTTGGTGGTCCGAAAATCTTGGAAATATCTCggaaatacttatttttcccttctccaaacACACCCCGTGAAGATCCGTGTGGCAAGTTTGGGAtgaatccttccttccttccctccaggaCCCGCAGGCCCTGCAGACAGCTCGTCTGGGAGAATTAATTGCCAATTAGAGCAACATCCATGAGATCATCATCTTCCTCCCCGATCAGGAACTCAGGGCTGGCCCGGGACGGCCGCTCAGCCGAGAGGATGGCACTGCTCGCCATGGACAGAGACTGATCCGCCGAGATCGGGGACTTGGACCAGCTCTCCGGCTTCATGCTGTGGGATTTCTTCTTGTCCCTGTCCTTATCCCGCTCCCGATCTCTGTCCCGGTCTTtgtctttcacttttttcttctcctttttgtgCTTCTTGTGTTTCTCGGCGCTGTACTCGGGCAGGGGCCGGATGCCGTCgtcggagctggggctgttctgGTAGGATTTCTCGGCGATGGAGGAGCCCGACTCGCTCTCGCTGTCGATGTTCTGGGGGGTGTACGCCGGGGACTTGCTGTGGCTGGGGGAGCAGCGCTCGTGCTTGGGGGTGGAGCCGCTGATCAGGGGGGATCCGTAGCTTTTGGAAGAAGCCATCTGAGGCCTCAGGCCGTCCCCGCCCCCTTCCCCGGGTTTCTGCAGAGTTACTTTGGCTTTAATGCTGGGGGAACCACCATCGTGTTTGCTGATGATAATTTTGGCCACTCCAGTGCTTCCGACGTTTTTGGAATCCGAGTTCTTCTTGGAAGAGTCAACAGATCCTCCAGAAACAGAGACCTTTGATTTCTCCTTGTCGCTCTTCTCCCGCTTTCCCTGGAACTCCCCTCCAGACATGTTGTGTTTGGAGGACATTGTATGGCTTGAGGAATTGGAACTCGGCCCCATCTGTCCATCCATGGGGTCGTCTCCGCCAGGCCCGCTCGTGACCACCCCGTGCTTCAGCTTGTCTATGACTGCGGTCAGCGATGGCTTCTTGTTTCTGCTCGGGGACTTGCCTTTGGAGCTTCCATGCTGGTTCTGGGATGAAGACATGGAAGACCCACTGgatgaaaaggaagatgaagaTGCCGTGGAGGAATTGGACAAGGGGGGTGGTTTCTGTGACATAGACCCGGAGGATCCCATTCCTGAAGACGATTTCATGCTGGAGCTTGAGCCAGTCCCAGACATGTGAGACCCACCGGAACCTGAACTGATGGGTGACTTTGCTTTAGACGACGGGGGAGTACCTGGGACAGGTTTCATGGGAGAGGCGAGTTTGTCAGAACCCCCCGAGGGTCTCGAGTGAGACGGAGAGATGTTTGGTTTGCTCATGGAAGGGTTCATGAGGGACGATGGCTTTCCTTGAGGTTTCATCTTGGTGCTGCCAGAGCCGGTGCTGAGGCCGTGCTTGGTGATGGGGGAGGATCCCGGCTTTCCCACCGACTGGGCTGAGCCCTTGGACTGACCCGAACCGGAGCCACCTTGGCTGGAGTAGAGGCTGCTGCTCATCTTTGAGCCAGAAGACCCTTctgatttgcttttaattttgcctGAGGttgaagaggaggaagaagaggaggaggaagaagaatgGCTATGATGGCTTTTGCTACTGGAGGAGGTGACAGAACCACTACTCGTGTACTGGCCATGTGAAGACGGTTTGCCAACAGTCACTGTTCCTTTTGGGATCTGAATGGTTATTTTTGGAATAGGAGGAGTAGCTACCCCGGGAGGAGTCTGGGATCTGCCCGAACTCCCCGGAGACTTGGACCCACCTGTGCTTGCTGGCGGCGTGAAGGGCCTGTTGGACGAACTGTGAGATGGAGATTTCCCATCTGTCTCCTGCTTCTTCCGCTTTGGAagtttctctttgcttttgccATCACTGGATGGCGTCCGGCTGCGCTTCCCTGGCTTCCCATCTATCCCGGCACCTGCCATGGCACTTCCAGACCCATTGCCTTCCTTTACCCGTTTCTGAGACTTCTCTTTTCCTAAATCCCCTGTGTTCAGCAAAGGGCTCTGACCTCCACTGTGGTGCTCCATGATGTCGGAGGACCCCAGTgctttgctggcagctgcaATAATACTAAAATCCACCGTATCGGACGGAGTGCTCcccttaaatttattttcccccccGTCAGCCCCCAAGACTTGCACCCCCAAATTAGTTAGAGCCTGGGGGGCATAGCCCTTGAAATCATCAGTGTCTCCGCTCTGACTGCTCTCATCAAAGTATTCCTCCCCAAAACCGCTCTGGCTCTGGCTGTTCAGCAAGTCAGGGTTGAAATCTACCCCgtctggaaaaaaatggttgGAGGAGTCGCTGTTGGGGCTCACAGCGGCGTCCGCGATCAGGTCTGCGGGGTCTGTGTAGGGGTTCTCACTGCTGTTGGTCTGAAAAACATCGGGGTCAAAGAGGGCACTTTGTGAATGTCCTGAACTAGAAGAGTCTCTGACTGGAGTCCCAATGGGTGGGCAGTCCTCGGTACTGGTGGGCAGCTTGGAAGCCTCCTCCGCTATATCCGAGAGGATGTCGGTGACATCGGCCCCGATGCTGTCCGAGCTGGACAGGCGAACCATCCTCTGGATACTGGGCTGCGCGTGGGGGAGCGCCTGGGGGTAGGTGGTAGGAGGAGTGCTGCACTGGCTGGGTGCTGGAGTAATATGAGGGGTGTCCAGGGTGTCTGCAGTCATGTTGACATCAAAAATAGGGTTCTGGGAGTCAACATCCATGGAAAAGAGCTCCCTCTGGAAATCATCCTCAGTCTGGTGCTTGGGCTTGTCGGCTGGCATgcgggatttttttttcttttgcttattcCCCCCAGGGCCCATTTCCATTCTGGGGGAGCCAGAGGAAGAGTTCTGCCTTTCCAGAGGGCTGCTCCCATACAGAGTGGAGAAATCCTGAGGAGGATTCTCCTTAAGAAGGTTCATGAGCATGGGGTGGTTCTTGGTGTTGCTGGCTGGTGAGGATACTGGTGGTGGTGTGTGGTGGGGGGGGGTTGGACTTGAGCCAATGGTAGACCCCACATTCCCTGTGATCTGCAACAAACTAGTGAGAATAGGGTTCTGAGACACTTTGCTGAAGTCCTCCCCATGGCCCACCGAGTCATGCCTCTCTTTCATGCTTATGCTCATGTTAAACAAAGTAGTGATGGGCCCCCCAGGAAAAGTGTTGGTTGGGGTGGTGGTCCCACTCATTGGGTTGCTGCCTGTGGTCATGCCATACcctgggctgctggctgggggcAGGTTTTTCTTCACCATGTCTTCAACTGTCTCTGCAAtgagggacagggctggggtgTCAGCTTGAAtggtttctgctttcctgcGGATGGCTCTCATGGTGACAGGGATGGACATGCACCTGCAAGACACAGCAGAGAGTCAGGGTGGGGTTGGCTGCCCTTAGCCAAGGTCACTGGGGCGGTTTTACACCTCCATCAGGTATAAAACGAGCACTCAGGGGCTtgcacaggagagcagcaggtcCAGGGTTTATGCCCTGCTGTTCTGCTTGGATTCACATCTATCCCACCACCCTTATCCAGCCACGAGACACCAGCGCCTTTATGCACCGCCTTGCAATCACAGAGGGAGAATTAATCAATTAACTCTAATAACTGATGGCTGACAGATCGTTATCTGGTAGTTAAAAAGCACAGGATGCAATcatagaatcacggaatggtttgggtaggaaggggccttaaagctcatccagtgccacccctgccatgggcagggacacctgccactgtcccagggtgctccaagcgttgtccagcctggccttggacatttccagggatccaggggcagccacagcttctctgggcaccctgtgccagggcctgcccaccctcacagggagggatttcttcccaatatcccatctaaaagcactgtttcagtttaaagccattccccattGTCCTGTCCTGATGAAGGAATCTGGGTTGTTACTCTAATTCTGCCAGAAAACTCCTTTATCTAAGCTTGGCAAACCTGATTTCCTGCAACCTTATAAAAATCCCAggatggcttgggttggaagggctTAAAGCCCATGCAgttccacccctctgccatgggcaggggcagcttTTTGAGCTCAAAAATCAGTGATAACTCCACATTCTCCTCAGGGATGATGAGTCTATAACGTGCTGAACGCAAAACCAGTGATTCTCACTCAAAAGGTGACAGGAGTGTTGTGCCCTGTGAACATCCTGCTCTGTTCTGAATGGAACTGAGGTGGAGGAACCTGGATAAAAGCCCTGTGTAAACAACAAACTCAAAAATTAGTAGCTACAGTTCAACATCTGGTATTGAAttttcagcagggctgtgagtttttctctcttccaaacAAGCACAGAACAGCTCCAGAACTGCTGGATGAACATGAGAAGGAGCAGAACTCATCTGTGTGGTTGGGAGTGCAAGGTGGGACAAAATCCCAGCTTACCTTTGAACAACCTTGGCAATGAAATCATCTGTACAGATGAGGGCATCGGACAGCCCTTTGTACAGCTTGCAGTTCACATGGGTGGAGTCCTGCACATCCATCACCACTGCAAGAGAGAGCAGGTGTTTAGGAGAGATCAAAATCCTGCACACAGAGCGAGGAAACCCTGCCAGCCTTCCCAAAAACgctgttcctgctgcccctGAGCCCACTTACCACACACCAGGGAGTCGTTCACGGGGTGCTGGAAGGATACACTGAAACAGGAGTCAGAGAGAGGACAAACTTCAAACTGCAGGATCCCAGGAGAATCTGAAAGGCACAGGAAACATTAACTGAGGGAAGAGTGGAGATGAACCAGAGCCTCAAAACCCCCACAAAGACGGGATAAAAAtaagggaagcagcagaggcCTCATTTCTTATGAGGAAAACTACCCAGGGTTCATCATTCCCACGTCATATTCCTCTGGAGGTGGCACCCACCTTCCTTCAGGACTGTCCTCTTGACACAGCTGCCGATGAGGGTGTTGTAGGCCACCTGGTGCCGGATCAAGTTGAGGATGAGGGGCACCCGGCCGGGGTGCTGGAAGGCGATTTTGCTGATCAGAGTTCCCTGGAGGCTTCGTCCGTCCGGGAGAGGAGCATCTTTGTTCAGGAAGTAAcagtgctgctgtcctggaAGAGCCTGACAAACAATTCCTGCTTTAGTCCAGCTGGGTAGAGGGGGATAAGGGACATCCAGCAGTGCCCAGAAGCCACTGACACCACGTCACCTTTCTGGCTGAAAGGGACAAACACCGAGGACGTTTTCCTTCCACTCTGAACAAGGAAAACATCATTTTCATTCCTCAAAAGTACTGCCCAACAGCATTCACTGTTCCCACTAAAACAGTTTCACAttggatggcatcccttctgGGGAGAGAATCCTCTGGAGTTAACACTTATTCACAGATTTAAGGATTTCTCACAAAATGTTGCAATTCATTCAACCACACATCACTGCACAAAAGGAAGGGACAGATCCTGGGAAggctcagcccctctgctctcctccctgcagctgcactcCAACAGCAAAGCATCTTTCAATACCTCATTTTCCTAATCACCATGGtcatcatggaatggtttgggttgggaggaatGTTAAAGCCCATCCaatcccaccccctgccatgggcagggacagctcccactgtCTcacattgctccaagccctgtccaacctggccttggacacttccagggatggggcagccacagcttctctgggaacctgtgccagggccctgTACCTGAATCCTAACACTTGAAGAACAAGTTTTATCCTGGAATAAATACTGAACCCATTTATCCCACTTGGAAGACAGCTGAACCCccctctgaaatgctgctgtggaggtgtcccaggctggctgggagaGCACACTTACTGCGTAGAAGCGCATGTTGTGGTTCAGGGGCAGGGGATCGGCCTCCTTGGACAACTCAAACTGCGTGATCAGCTCATACAGGGGGACAAACGTGGGTGACGTGTCAAACAGTGGGATACCTGAGGGGACAAGACAGCATGGAATGATGGCACCTGGGAGCCAGGGAGAGATGGTGGGAGAACCTGTCCAGGTTTTACCGAGATCAGCACAAAACCCCGAGCAACTTCCCCGGCACATGTTAAAAATCAGCAGCGTTTACTGATAGAAACAAGGAGACATTAATAAAACCCTGGAGATGAAACATTAATAAAACCCTGACAGCTCTGCAACCCAcctgtgcagctctggagttTCTGGATGAAAGCTCGAGACACTGGAATGGGACGTGGGAACTTCAGGAAGAAACAAGCTGGCAAGTCCACACTGTTGGCACTGGTGATCGAGGAGAAAGACGGAGTTCTGAAAGATTGGGGGGACAAAAGGTCCTGTGAGCTGCAGGGCTTCTGCTGTCACCTGACACAACATTTATGTTTCCTCAAATACACAGTTACACCTTAAAAATAAAGGCACTCCTCAGGAGCACCTCAGAGCCCTGAAACAGGCCTTTCTTGGCCTAAAGACAGCACTTGTGTAACTCACATCATGCTGTGACATCACACAGCCATTCCCCACTGACGCCAGCTGAGTGCTGGCCTCGTGTCCTGCCCTTACCCTTTGCTGTCCACGGGGTGGGAGCCCATGATCAGGGGAGCAATTGGAAGTTTGTGCATTGCCATGGTTCCCTCGACTGTCACGGACACGTTCATGCCCAGCGAGCGAGGAACTGCGGGGGGAAGCAAGAGAAGAACCCGACAAGGACATaagctgatggaaaaaaaacccattcagTGCAAGTTTTGTGGATTAAACATTAATTAAATATactctccatccctggaagtgtccaaggccaagttggatggggcttggagcaacctgggatagtggaaggtgtccctgcccatggaattgGATGAGCCTTAGGGTGCTTTCCAacacaaaacattctgtgaCTCCATAAAATATCACTCTGGTGGAAATATCTGGCTTCCCCCACAAGGCACAGAGTTCACTGTTCACCTCCAGGACTAAATGGAAAACAGCCAAACTGACTGTTCTACCCAGAGCTCCACTTCCCTCTTGCCAGGTGGATCAGTTGCGTCactctcaaaatattttccaaatgcatttgTGAGTTCGTCGTTCGCtctttgcaaagcaaaacaaataatgaTTTTGGATAATTTCCCCCTCTTCTTTCCTGACAACTGGAGCTTGGTTTTGGCATTTTAACAAGAGCCAGATGTCCGTGCATAGAAACAATCTCCCAGTATGAGGGAAGAGgcaccaggctggatggggctctgaggaaCCCGGGATAGcagaagtgtccctgcccatggcagagggttggaactggatgagctttaaggtgcctcccaacccaaaccattctgggattctatgtTTTTACTCagacaacaaaacaaatcccaTGTTAAAATGAGATTCACTCCAAGGAAAAAGGCTCTGCCTGCAAACAGTCACCCCACGATCCCACAGGAGCCCAGCTCTgactccagcacagccacaagGTCCAATGGTCAATGGTCACCTGGGCCAGTGTTTGCACCTGGGCTCACTAAAGCTGGGTCCTCCACAGGACAGCCTGTGACAGGGTGACAGCAGAGGGGAGCTAGGCTGGaattctgcttccttctctgcctcaagcagcagcagcccccagcagccccacagctgaCCTACCATTGTTCTCATGCAAAACCACGGGGGCTCCAGTGCCATCCTCAAATAAATCATAGGGGGAGACGTAATATTTGAGGTTCATCAGGAGACCTGGGGGAGAGAAACTCCTGATGAGGCGTCCTGAGAAGTCAACCTGATCATCCCCACACCCCAAAGCCACACAAACACCTTGTCCCTCTTTTACTTTGACTATTTTTCCATCAGTTAATGTGAAACTATCACCCATAATGGGGGCcaagaacaaataaattttcattaattccttttttttaaagtgtgaatCACAAGTACCTCCACTCCTGGGGGTGAGATAGCCAACACTGCCATGCAGGATCTTGTCCAGGGGGTTTGCATTGGTGGCTTGCCTGCAAGAGAGGCAATCATAGGCTGAAACAAGCCACAGCCACACCTGAAGCCAAAATTCATGTGCTGAGACTGATTTTAAcccaaaatacacatttctggGACCCAAAGAGGGCCTGATCTTACTGTAcaggcaaaacaaaagctgctttACTCTGCAGCATGGCTGGTTGATCACTGAATCTACAGCAGTGAAACAGGACCAAAGCTTTCTCAATTTCTTACTGTAAAACACATGACCACTAAATCCATCAAGCTacaaactttttattttgacttttaGACTCTCTTCTAATCAATTTCCACAGTTAAAAAGGAATTTCTCAGAGCTCTGAGCATTTATAGGTATTTACAAAACCCACCCAACCACACAGACACCACAAACTCACCAATACATCCCAGCCATCTTTTGGAGATCCAACTCCAAGGACTGCA
Encoded here:
- the MED1 gene encoding mediator of RNA polymerase II transcription subunit 1 isoform X2, translating into MSSLLERLHAKYSQNRPWTETMKLVRQVMEKRVVLNSGGHQHLVSCLETLQKALKVSSLPAMTDRLESIARQSGLGSHLSANGTECYITSDMFYVEVQLDPTGLLCDVKVAHHGENPVSCPELVQHLREKNFDEFSKHLRGLVNLYKLPGDNKLKTKMYLALQSLELDLQKMAGMYWQATNANPLDKILHGSVGYLTPRSGGLLMNLKYYVSPYDLFEDGTGAPVVLHENNVPRSLGMNVSVTVEGTMAMHKLPIAPLIMGSHPVDSKGTPSFSSITSANSVDLPACFFLKFPRPIPVSRAFIQKLQSCTGIPLFDTSPTFVPLYELITQFELSKEADPLPLNHNMRFYAALPGQQHCYFLNKDAPLPDGRSLQGTLISKIAFQHPGRVPLILNLIRHQVAYNTLIGSCVKRTVLKEDSPGILQFEVCPLSDSCFSVSFQHPVNDSLVCVVMDVQDSTHVNCKLYKGLSDALICTDDFIAKVVQRCMSIPVTMRAIRRKAETIQADTPALSLIAETVEDMVKKNLPPASSPGYGMTTGSNPMSGTTTPTNTFPGGPITTLFNMSISMKERHDSVGHGEDFSKVSQNPILTSLLQITGNVGSTIGSSPTPPHHTPPPVSSPASNTKNHPMLMNLLKENPPQDFSTLYGSSPLERQNSSSGSPRMEMGPGGNKQKKKKSRMPADKPKHQTEDDFQRELFSMDVDSQNPIFDVNMTADTLDTPHITPAPSQCSTPPTTYPQALPHAQPSIQRMVRLSSSDSIGADVTDILSDIAEEASKLPTSTEDCPPIGTPVRDSSSSGHSQSALFDPDVFQTNSSENPYTDPADLIADAAVSPNSDSSNHFFPDGVDFNPDLLNSQSQSGFGEEYFDESSQSGDTDDFKGYAPQALTNLGVQVLGADGGENKFKGSTPSDTVDFSIIAAASKALGSSDIMEHHSGGQSPLLNTGDLGKEKSQKRVKEGNGSGSAMAGAGIDGKPGKRSRTPSSDGKSKEKLPKRKKQETDGKSPSHSSSNRPFTPPASTGGSKSPGSSGRSQTPPGVATPPIPKITIQIPKGTVTVGKPSSHGQYTSSGSVTSSSSKSHHSHSSSSSSSSSSSTSGKIKSKSEGSSGSKMSSSLYSSQGGSGSGQSKGSAQSVGKPGSSPITKHGLSTGSGSTKMKPQGKPSSLMNPSMSKPNISPSHSRPSGGSDKLASPMKPVPGTPPSSKAKSPISSGSGGSHMSGTGSSSSMKSSSGMGSSGSMSQKPPPLSNSSTASSSSFSSSGSSMSSSQNQHGSSKGKSPSRNKKPSLTAVIDKLKHGVVTSGPGGDDPMDGQMGPSSNSSSHTMSSKHNMSGGEFQGKREKSDKEKSKVSVSGGSVDSSKKNSDSKNVGSTGVAKIIISKHDGGSPSIKAKVTLQKPGEGGGDGLRPQMASSKSYGSPLISGSTPKHERCSPSHSKSPAYTPQNIDSESESGSSIAEKSYQNSPSSDDGIRPLPEYSAEKHKKHKKEKKKVKDKDRDRDRERDKDRDKKKSHSMKPESWSKSPISADQSLSMASSAILSAERPSRASPEFLIGEEDDDLMDVALIGN